In Nothobranchius furzeri strain GRZ-AD chromosome 18, NfurGRZ-RIMD1, whole genome shotgun sequence, a single genomic region encodes these proteins:
- the nat8 gene encoding probable N-acetyltransferase camello, which produces MDNIQIRKYRDEDAESVKELFILGMNEHLPSSFMHVLKQPLTQMVLMVSFCALIVSSKSFMLPILAVTLLLAASRQMLVYMFNGYINASLKSDLNNVSETYLKQKDSCYWVAESEGRVVGTVACLPAEDLPECLELKRMSVRQSHRGMGIAKALCRTVADFTRERGYAAIVLYTSMVATDAQKLYEHMGYMKIREFPVPEFFARIINFNLIEYRLDLHRVNLRDSK; this is translated from the coding sequence ATGGACAACATTCAGATCAGGAAGTACCGCGATGAGGACGCTGAGAGCGTGAAAGAGCTTTTCATCCTGGGGATGAATGAGCACCTGCCATCGTCCTTCATGCATGTCCTGAAGCAGCCTCTGACCCAGATGGTGCTCATGGTTTCATTCTGCGCTCTCATCGTCAGCTCTAAGTCCTTTATGCTTCCCATCTTGGCCGTCACCCTCCTCTTGGCTGCATCCCGGCAGATGCTCGTCTACATGTTTAATGGTTACATTAATGCATCCCTGAAGAGTGACCTGAACAATGTCAGTGAGACCTACCTGAAGCAGAAGGACTCATGTTATTGGGTGGCTGAAAGTGAAGGGCGTGTGGTTGGGACAGTGGCGTGTCTTCCTGCTGAAGATTTGCCCGAGTGTCTGGAACTGAAGCGCATGTCTGTGCGACAGAGTCATCGTGGGATGGGTATCGCTAAGGCTTTGTGTCGGACGGTAGCGGATTTCACTCGAGAACGGGGTTATGCTGCTATTGTTTTGTACACTTCCATGGTAGCCACTGATGCTCAGAAACTGTACGAGCACATGGGCTACATGAAAATTAGAGAGTTTCCCGTGCCTGAGTTCTTTGCCAGAATCATAAACTTCAATCTGATTGAGTACAGACTTGATTTACATAGAGTAAATTTAAGGGACTCAAAGTGA
- the LOC107391882 gene encoding probable N-acetyltransferase CML1: MATVQIRSYRNEDDERVKEIFIRGMSEHQPSSFMHTLKQPQTQMLLMCVFCVVMASSKSVLLPIMVVTLLLAGARQMIGYMFKSYIDTCLRSDLNNVSETYLKKEDSCFWVAESDGRVVGTVACLPAEDSPGCLELKRMSVCRSHRGMGIAKALCQTVADFTRDRGYSAVVLRTSVVQTDAQKLYEHMGYRKIREFPVPEFIAKIINFTLIVYRLDLQRDGEQE, from the coding sequence ATGGCCACCGTTCAGATCAGGAGTTACAGAAATGAGGATGATGAGCGTGTGAAGGAGATCTTCATACGGGGGATGAGTGAGCACCAACCTTCATCCTTCATGCACACCCTGAAGCAGCCTCAGACCCAGATGCTGCTCATGTGCGTGTTCTGTGTGGTCATGGCCAGCTCCAAGTCTGTCCTGCTTCCCATCATGGTGGTCACCCTCCTCCTGGCTGGAGCCCGGCAGATGATCGGCTACATGTTCAAAAGTTACATAGACACCTGTCTCAGGAGTGACCTGAACAACGTCAGTGAGACCTATCTGAAGAAGGAGGACTCATGCTTTTGGGTGGCTGAAAGTGATGGACGGGTGGTTGGGACAGTGGCATGTCTCCCTGCTGAAGATTCGCCTGGTTGCCTGGAGCTGAAGCGCATGTCGGTGTGCCGGAGTCATCGTGGGATGGGCATCGCTAAGGCTCTGTGTCAGACGGTAGCAGACTTTACTCGAGACCGAGGTTATTCTGCTGTCGTCCTTCGCACCTCTGTGGTACAGACTGATGCTCAGAAACTGTACGAACACATGGgctacaggaagatcagagagttCCCTGTGCCTGAGTTTATTGCTAAAATCATCAACTTCACTCTGATCGTTTACAGACTTGATTTGCAGAGAGATGGGGAGCAGGAATAA